DNA from Symphalangus syndactylus isolate Jambi chromosome 22, NHGRI_mSymSyn1-v2.1_pri, whole genome shotgun sequence:
GGTGGCCGTCTTCGCCCTGTGCCTTCACATCCTCTTCCCTGTCAGTGTGTGTCTGCATCCACATTTCCcttttatgaggacaccagtcacgGGACCAGGGCTCCCCGCTAAGAACCCTGTTTGAATTCTTTTATCTCCAAAGGAGACAAAATGAATTCTCTCACCtccagaaagaccctgtctccaaacaaggTCACGTGGGGGAATTGGAGGTTAGGGCTCCAATGTGTCATTTTCTTGGGGGGCTCCTGGAGACACCTGTGGGGTCTCCACCTGGCAGTCTCGGTGGGGCTTGTGAGACGGTTCTGGCTGGCGATTTCGGCCTCTGAGCTCAGCTGCTCGGGGCCCTGGAATGTGAGCTCAGGGACGGCAAGGTGCATCTGGGGAGGGCCTGGTCAGTGCATCGGGCGGAGCACGGGAAAAGCTGTTCTGCGCCGGGAGTGTGGAGCCATGGTCTGGAGGCTGCAGGGCCGGCCCTGGGGAAGGAGCTTGGGGCAGGACGGGTGGTGGCTGTGGGACTGGCCAGGGTGGTGCAGCCCAGTTGAAGAGGCCTCAAACGCCCAGAATGCAGCTTGAACCTCCTCCTGAGGCCGCGGTGGTTGAACTAGCAGCCCAGCCCTGCGCACTGTGCGGGCACTGGCTTTGATGTGTCCAGAGGGCCTGGGGTGCCCTGATCTGCCTGGAGCTCTGAGAGCCTGACTGTGGGTCTGGGGGTGAGATGGCCCTGCAGGGAAACCCACTGGACAGAGCCGCCGCCGGCCCCTGGGGTGGACGGAAGCAAATGCGGGAGGCAGACGGCCTCCTCCTGCTGCTTGTTTAGAGAAAAAACAGACTTGTGACACTGGCCTCCCAGCCGTCGGGGCATTCTTTCCGGGGACACGGCCGCTTTGGTCGGTGACCCTGAGGAAGGTCTGCAGGAGAGCTTGAGCTTTCAAAGGGCTGCGggcggggagagagggagggagagccgGCTCCTAAGCCCtgggggctgaggctgaggcCCAGCATGGCTGCAGAGTCCCTGGGCATAGACAGCCACCCACATGCCCTTGAGTCACACCCTATCCAGGGACAAGCCCAGGCAGACAGAGGCATCGGCCCAGGCCTGAGCAGATGGAAACCCCTTTCCCTGCCACTGAGCCCAGGGAGGGGACTCCTCATCATCCGTCCACCTGGAGAGGAGTCCACGCCCCCTCTTGTCCTGTGTGCAGAAGCTCCGCCTGTGCAGACGGGTGGTCCTGCCGTCTGAAACCTGTTATCTGGGAGGGGGTCCAAGCTGGAAACAGTGGAGGGTTCCCAAGGATCCCAGCAGATTGATGGACGGCAGGGCTGGAGGCAGATGGGGCGGGGGCTTCCTAAGGAGGGAAGTGGGCAACCTGCAGCCCCCATCccactgccccctccccaccgCGTGGCTGctgcccagcctcagtttccccatctgtgaaacgGGTGAAATGGGCTCACTGTCCAGGCCTCGGAGCGTTCTTATGGGGGTCAGGGCCAGGCAAGGGCTGTGCAGGCTGGGCTCAGAACTAGGCTGCCCAGGCCGCGTGGCCACAGGGGTCTCAGCCCCCACTTCTccgtttgagacctgcctggccttCCTGTTTGCTGCAGCTACGGCCGTCAGATTCGCCACCAGGAGCTGCAGTTGTCCTCCCAGACAGGGAGACTGAGGCCCTGAGACTGAGGCTGGCCGGGGTCAGACATGCAGGCTGGGGTGAGGCAGGATACGGCTTACAGCCCCAGCTTCCTCTGTGGGGCCAGCAAGCTTCTGGAACAGTCCAGTTCATGCTGACATGGTAGCAGCTGCTGTCTGGGACCCCACAGGCAGCAACGTGGACAGACGGGTCACGAtcactatatttttgtttttctgagacggggtctcactgttacccaggctgatctcgaattcctgggctcaagcgatccttctgccttggtctcctgagtagctggcactacaggcgtgagccactgcacctggcttccaGATCACGATTTAACCAACTCTCCCTCCCAGAAGCCGCAGCCCATGCTGGGAGCCTGGTGGTTTTTGTCAGAGgacctggggctgggctggggcctcCTGTGTGGGATCTCGGTGTGTTTTCTGCCCAGGGCATCCTCCCAGGGTGCCCATGAGGAGTCCCAGGACCAGCTGGAGGTCACGTGAGGCTGTCCTCTTGGGGTCTCCAGGAGGGTcctgctgtccaggctggccGGGGACCTCATCTCGGGAACTTCCTGGGACCCTTGCATCCCTGTGGTCTAGTGTGTGAGTCGGGGGTGAGGCTGGGCCCTCGCTGAGCACCTGGGAAGGCCACTCCACCACCCAGAGAGAACCATGTAACCTCAGTGGCCTTGGCGGCTGTCTCCccactgtgtgacctggggcaggtCCCCGAGCCGCTGTCTCTGTGAGATGCGGACATAACCGGTGTCTGCCCCACAGGTCGGCTGTGAGCCTTAGGTTGGTATTTGTGAAGCGCTGAGAAGGGCACCCTTCACCGCAGGGTGAACAGAAGTCACCCCTCCCGACAACAGAAGCGATGATGTGTGGGACAAGGCGTATCCGGGGCCTGTCTTGCCCTCGGGGGCAGCGTGGCCCGCCCTCTCTGCATACGGCACCATCCCTGCCCTGGGAGCCTTTTTCCTTGGTTCCCTGTGGTCCTCCGGGGATATCAGGCTTCTGCGACCCGCCTGGTCACCAAGCGTTGTGACGGGAGGACCCCCCTCCTAGCTGAGCTGTGCTGGACCGCCCTGGGCTGGTGACCTCACCTCCCAGGCCTGCTTCCTGCTACCTCTGACTGTGGCAGGAGCACTGGTGAGGGGCGGCCTGTCCAGGGCACAGGAGGTGAAGCTGGGGCCGTCTGATGCCGTACCACGGTCCCAGCAGCGTCACTGTGGCCGGAGCAGGGCCGGGAGCCCGGGCCTGTGCCCACCTGTGTTCCTGTGCCACCTCATTCCTTCACAGCCCCCcatcctggcctcagtttccctgtttgGGCAAGATGACCTTTGAGGCCCTCCAGCCCCTCCCTTCATGGACTCTGAGCTGCTTTGGACACCATGTTTTTATCTTCCAGAAACTTCAGTGCTCTCAAGAAGgaaaacatttatgaaaacaaTAAACTGGTGAGTGGCCCCTGCACCGGCCCAtgtcctccttccccaccccGGCCTCACAGCTGGCTTAGCTGGCCCGCTGAGCCCCACCCACATCCAAGGGACCGAGGGACTCCCCCCAGGCCCTGCACCTGCCTCGGGAGTCTTGCCCGGGACGTGGGGGCTCCCTGACCAGCCCTGCAGCGCGTCCTGGGCTGGGTGACCCTAGAGTTCTAGAAATAGCCTCTTATCTTGGAGCCCAGGGCATACTGGTCCCCTCTTTTCCTCAGTTGGGGAGCAAGGTGGCAGGAGGTGGCTGAGGACCCTACTTCACTGCGGGGGGCTCAGCCCAGTCTGCCCCAGGCAGAGCAAGGGCCTGGGGGTGGCTGTGAGGGGCCATGGATGGGTCCCAGTGGGCCAGCTGCCACTCCCACCACATGGGACCTGCCTTCCGGCCCTGCCAGGATTCCAGTCCTGCCCTGCCCGCCCCAGCTTCCAGGCCCTTCCCTGTgtgcagcctcagtttccctgctgCAGAATAAGCTCCACGCTCCCTCGTGGGCAGAGGCACCGGCAGACTCACTACGCGCCTGCAGGCGTGTCTTGTGCTGTGCCAGGCAGGCCCTGGCCATGTCCCTGCCCCGGAGCTGGCCTTCAGCGGGGACAGCGGTCAGCACTGAAGACACAGTCATACCTGCCCGGCCGGCACTGCCCTGCTCAGCACAGGGACAATTTGAATTTAAGCTTTAACTTAATTAAAATGAACTAAAATTACAAGttcacggtgaaacctcgtctctactaaaaatacaaaaattagcagggcgtggtggtgtgcacctgtaatcatagctattcaggaggctgaggcaggaggattgcttgaatccggaaggtggaggttgcagtgagctgaggctgcgctccagcctggacgacagagtaagactctgtctccaaaaaaaaataataaataaaaagaaataaataaataagcccagTTCCTCAAGTGTGCCGGCCACACTTCCCATGCTCACAGCCATGCCTGGCCAGCGGCTGCTGGGCTGAACAGCGTGGGCTATCGtgtccctgtctcagcctctagtGGCCCCCACCTGTTGCCTGGGAGCACTGACATGGCGACCTTTGTGTCCCTTCTGGCCCTGGGGGAGGGCTCGGCAATGTCAGCCCTGCCTCTGGAGGGAGCTGTTTCAAGACCGCATAAGTCTGGGTTGGGTGGGGCCCGGGATTCTCCCAGTGAGGGGCAGGATCCCCTGAGGTTTCACCTGGGCAGGGCCTTGAGCGCCCACCGGCCTGGCGACCTCAGTCCTGTGCGGATGGGACCGTGATCCCCACTGCAATGATGGGTAAGCTGAGGCTGGGAGGCCACGCGAGCAGGGCCCAGCTCCGGCCTCGAACCCACGCCTCTTTGGGCTCCAAGACTGTGTCTTTGAGTCGAGGTGAGCTggggcctggaggaggaggagggagctcCCAGCTGCCCCGCtgaccccctcccacctcccgCAGGCCTTCCGCGTGGCGGAGGAGCACCTGGGCATCCCAGCCTTGCTGGATGCCGAGGACATGGTGGCCCTGAAGGTGCCCGACCGGCTGAGCATCCTGACCTATGTGTCCCAGTATTACAACTACTTCCACGGCCGCTCCCCCAGTGAGTCCCTGCTGCACCCGCCGAGCCAGGCAGGACCAGGCCCCCCACCCCTGGCCCGGCTCCCAGGCCCATGGACTTTTTGGGGTCCATGCCCAGCCCCCCCCCAAGAATGGCCCCTGGCATGGGCACTGGGGCTGTGCACTGGCTGTAAAGCAGCAAGAGGCCTTGCTGGGCGCCCCCCACCTCTAACCCCAGCCCTGTGCAAAGCCCCAGGCTGTGTCTTCACCAAGAGGGACCGGGGCCCTCGTCCTGCTGCCCTGCCcctcactgggcctcagtttgcccatctgGACCCCTGAGCTTCTGTGCCCACTGGGGTGGCTTGGCCAACCAGGGGCAGCTCCTGGGCCTGCCTTCATCTGTCCTGATTTTGGACCCTATGGAAGCCAGGCTGGGCTGGCAGGGTGGGGCCCCCGGATAGAACTGGGCAGGGGAGGGACAGGCCCGGCCTTTGTGTGTGTagagctcagctccccaccccccacccccacattccTCTTCTAGGGTTTAGAAATCCCCGGAACCATTCCGGGCACAGGGCCTGCCCTGCCTGCTGGAGAAACAGAAAAGTCCCTTTTCCCTGACCCAGCTGGGGCTCtgagtggggagggaaggagtggGGACCGACCCGGGGCTGTGCCAGAAAAAGTGCCCTCAGGGCTACCTCTCCCCAGCCCTGGGCCCCCAGGTCCCCCCCGGGCACCAAggcctgtgctgggcactgggaccCCTGGAGGGACCTAGACCCTCTAGACCCTTTCAGAGCCAGGCCTGGGACCCTCCCGACCCCTCAGACCCCTTCAGAGCCAGGCCTGGGACCCTCCCGTCCCCTCAGACCCCTTCAGAGCCAGGCCTGGGACCCTCCCGATCCCTGCTTGTTTCCTCCAGTTGGGGGCATGGCAGGCGTGAAGAGGGCCTCGGAGGACTCTGAGGAGGAGCCGTCAGGGAAGAAGGCTCCAGTCCAGGCGGCCAAGCTGCCCTCGCCCACCCCAGCCCGGAAGCCTCCATTATCTCCAGCCCAGACAAACCCTGTGGTCCAGAGGAGGAATGAGGGTGCAGAGGGCCCGCCCCCCAAGACTGTAAGCTCCCAGCCCACCCTCCGCCTGGTTCCCTGGGTTTTCCACCGGCGGGTGCAGAAGGGGCTTGTGGGACTACGTGCAGCCCTTAAACCACAGGACCCAGAGAGGGGTGTGGCCTCTAAGCTACAGGACCCAGAGGGGGGTGCGGCCCCTAAGCCATGGGACCCGGAGGGGGATGTGGCTCCTGCAGTCCAGGGCTCAGCCTTAGCAAGAGCCACCGGGACCGGCTCTCCAGGGCTCCATCAAGCCAGGGGTTGTGATCCCACTTtgtacagatgagtaaactgagtccCAGGGAGGGCACAAAGGTGGGACAGAGCTTGAACCTAGATGGGCCCAGGACACCTCCCTCCCAGGGAGAGAAGGGTTGCTGGGCTATGCCCTGTACCCAAGGCCGGCTCTGCAGAGTGAACCCAGGCACTCCCATTTCTCAGAAGCGGAGTTGGGGTGGAAGGCGGTGGGCGAATAGCTGGTGGTTGGCAGCCCCTGCTATGCCTGGACTGCCACTCCAGGCTCCCGGGATGGTGGGAATTGGATGGGATCCGTGCCCCTAGATGGGGCAGGAGGCCTGGAATCTGTcccctggcccccagccccaccGAAGGACCACTAGCATCGGGCCCCAGCTCCTTCCCCAGGGCTGGGCTAGAGGCCCTGGACTGGGGCTGCCGCTTGCCCGGGTGTGACCCCGACCGCAGCCCTGCTGGCGGCTCCTCTCCCTGCCAGTTCTCCATCTGTAAGATGGGCTCTTCCGGCCACCTGTGGGCTGCCGCCAGGAGGGAGGGCTGGGTGGACGGCCACTCAGAGAGGTGCTGGCATCTTCCCCAGGACCAGGCGTTGGCGGGCAGCTTGGTCAGCAGCACCTGCGGGGTCTGCGGCAAGCACGTGCACCTGGTACAGCGGCACCTGGCCGACGGGAGGCTCTACCACCGGAGCTGCTTCAGGTGGGGCTGCCCTCTGCCCGCACACCTGAGTGTgcccccccctcccctcccctcccacagctcccatcccctcccacccggcctcctcctcctcctcctccttcacctccaactcctcctcctcctcctccccccctcctccatctaccctctcccctcctcccccttcccctccccctccccatctcccctccttccccttcccccctcctccctcctccccccttcccctctcctccccttctccctcttctccctctcactttcctcctcctcctccttcccatcctctcttcctcctcctctccatcctccccctcctcttcctcctctcccttctttccctcctccttaccctcctctccccctcttcctctcccttctctccttcctctccctcctcctcaccctcctctcccccctccctgtcctcaccctcctccttctccccttttcactctcctccccctcttcttcctccccctcctcctcttcttcctccccctcctcctcttcctcctccccctcctcctgctcttctccctcctccccctccccagccttctcctcctcactctcctcccccTACTGCTCCTCCTCCTtaccctcttccccaccccccGCTCTGTTGCTGATAGCCCAAGATGCTTTGCTGTTCCCAGACACCCAGGGCCTGATGCCCCTCACTAAGCCCCAGTGTCCCCCAGTGCCCCCGTCGAGATGCCCTCCTGACTGTCcttccacacacacaccagctcaGTCTCCCTCCTGTGCCTTAGCCCTTCCCACTGGGGTGTTTTACTCAGTGGccatccccagcccctccctgccaccctgcACCCCGGGTGCGGGCTGCTAGGAAACAAGCGCTGTTCCCCCTACTTCTGTCCCCAGCTCTGCAAGGCTGGGGTGGGCCGGTCCCCCTAGTTCCATCCCCCATGCTGTGAGGCCAGGGTGGGTCGGCCCGGAGGTGGGACCTGGCGTGGCCTGTGGGTGCGTGTCTGCTGACCTGCACGAGCACCCTCTGGGGTTTGCACCCCAAATGAGGTTTTTGGTGGGGTCTGTGACTCAAGTGGTTAAGGACCCTGAGAAGAGgcgtttgttgaatgaatcagcGACCTCGTGAGTGGACACAGGAGTCCGCCATGCCTGCTCTCAGGAGCACGTGGTGAATGTGTGGCGGGGCGGGTGGTGCCGAGCTGGGGCTCCTGTGCCTTTCCTCCCCCAGGTGTAAGCAGTGCTCCTGCACGCTGCACTCGGGGGCCTACAGGGCCACAGGAGAGCCGGGCGCCTTCGTCTGCACCAGCCACCTCCCGGCGGCCGCCTCTGCAAGCCCCAAGTTGCCGGGTCTGGTCCCCCGACAGCCAGGGGCCACGGGTGTGGATTCCAGGACCTCCTGTTCCCCACAGAAGGCCCAGGAGGCGAACAAGGCCAGGCCGTCGGCCTGGGAGCCTGCTGCGGGCAACTCGCCTGCCAGGGCTTCCGTGCCAGCTGCACCCAAACCTCCAGCCACCAGCGCCGCGTCCATCCACATGAGGAGCCCAGCCAGGCCCTCTGAGAGCCGCCTGGCCCCCATTCCCACGGAGGGGAAAGTCCGCCCTCGTGTGACCAATAGCTCCCCGATGGGCTGGTCGTCAGCTGCCCAGTGCACAGCAGTGGCCGCTTCCCATCCCGCTGTGCCCCCCAGTGCCCCAGACCCTCGCCTGGCCACACCCCAGGGTGGGGGAGCCCCCCGAGTGGCAGCTCCTCAAACCACACTCAGTTCGAGCTCCACAGCTGCAGCCACGGTGGATCCCCCAGCCTGGACCCTGTCCGCCTCCAGGACCCAGCAGGCCCGGAATAAGTTTTTCCAAACATCAGCGGTGCCGCCCAGCACCAGCCCTGCTGGCAGGGGTCCCGCTCCATCACTTGCTGTATCCAAGGACAGCAGCAAGGAGCAGGCTCGGAACTTCCTCAAGCAGGCCCTCTCAGCGCTGGAAGAGGCTGGCGCTCCAGCGCCTGGCAGGTGAGTGGCGTGGGGACCGAGGGACCTGAGGGTGCGGCCTCTATGCACCAGCCAGCGGGGCCCCCGGAGGCCAGAGGGGTTGGGGGCGCTGCCCCTCcctggctgtgtggccctggggaCTGCACTTCCCCCGACCTGTTTCCTCCTCTGGGGAATGGGGAGGAGGAGCCAGGGCGGCAGTGCCTGTGCTCGGGGTGGTGGGAGCCAGGTCCTTACGGAAAAGCTGCTGTGTGCATGTGCTCGGGCGtcatgggtgtggtggcactgccACTCCGGGGCCCACTGTGCCGCACTCCCTCGGAACCCAAGGGCCCTACGCCCATTTCATGGATGCAGGGACAGGTTGCGAGTAGGACCCACACTGGCTGGTCTGAGTGGATGCGGGGACAGATTGCGAGTAGGACCCACACTGGCTGGTCTGAGTGGATGCGGGGACAGGTTGCCAGCAGGACCCACACTGGCCGGGCTGAGCATCACCTTGTCTGACTGAGTCCAGCCAGGCCCTGACCTTCCACGCCTGGGCCCCGTGCCTGCCCGTGCCTGGACCCTGGGCAGATGACGTGGACGGGTAGAGTGGGGGGTGCTGCGTCAGTTTCCAAAGACCCCCTCACTGGGCGGCTTACACAGCAGAAATCCACCCCCTCACAGCTCCGCAGGCCAGAAGTCCGACCTTGAGGCGTGGGAAGGGCCTCACCCCTCGCAGGGCACTAGGGGTGGACCTGTCCTTGTCTCTTCCAGCTCCCAGCGGCTCTGAGCGTTCTTGGCTTGTGGCCGCCtccctccagtctctgcctccgttTCCACGTGgccttctctctgtctgtcttctcctcttctgtctcctctAAGGACGTGGTTGTTGGACTAGGGTCCACCCTAACCCAGCGTGAGTGCATCTTAACATGATCATAGCTGCCAAGACGGTTTACAGATAAGGTCACACTCTGAGCTTCCCAGTGGACGTGAATTTTAGGGGTCACCATTCAACCAAGTACAGTCACTTAGCGAGTAAGGATGCTTGTCGCAGTCTGGCTGACAACGCTGTTTGCTGCCCCGTATCATGGGGTGCAGGCGTCCCCTGCTCAGAACTGCCTCCTGCCCCCGCAATGGTCAGCAGGGGGTGCTCAGAGCCTCTGGGGTGGTCACAGGCAGGAGAAGAGCGAGTTCGCTCTGCTCCTCCTGGCACTGGGGGTGTCCAGGGCATCCTAGGGACTGAGGATGACTGGGGGGGGAGCGGCTCCAGGGAGTGCTTCGTAGGGGGTGGAGCGGGGGGTGTGTGTGGCTGGGGAGGAGCCCAGCTCCTCTGGGGAAGCCGGCCTGGCACACCTGAGCCTAGTGTAaagggaaagaggggagggaaACTGGTTGTCGAGGGGAGTGGGGACATGGAGGCACTGGCTCGGGGTTGGGGAGGCACCTAGTACCCCCACCTCAGGCTCTGGCAGCCTCACTCCCGGCGTGGGCCcgagggaaggcaggaaggcacgGAGGCCTGTGTCTggccctgtgtctgtgtgtctggcCAGGCTGGAGAGACTGTGTCACATAGGACTGAACCTGGCagcccaggcaggcccaggctctGACAAAGCCCCAggtgcctccagcctgggtgtgtggtgtgtttagGGGGTGGATACTTTAATCTCAGCCAACACTGGATTTCACAGGAGAGTAGAATCAGCCACAGCATATGCTCATGCCAGAAACAGGTGTCTGTGGCCTGTCCCTTACCAGGGTGGTCCGTCCTGCGGCCAGAGGCTGGGCATTGGGAGCAAgctgcagggaggcagaggggtgGCCTGGCGCAATGATGGGGGAGGCGGAAGGGTGGTCTGGGGTGATGGTGGGCGGTGAAATGTGGCCTGGGGTGATGGTGGGACTCCGTCCGGAGGCTGGGCATTGGGAGCAAgctgcagggaggcagaggggtgGCCTGGCGCAATGATGGGGGAGGCGGAAGGGTGGCCTGGGGTGATGGTGGGACTCCATCCGGAGGCTGGGCATTGGGAGCAAGCTGCTGGGGAGGCGGAGGGGCAGCCTCAGGTGATGATGGGAGGGTGCCTGGATCCAGCTGTGCCTGATGCGTGCGCTTTTACTTATAGGCCCTCCCCAGCCACTGCCCCTGTTCCCAGTTCTCAGCCCAAAACTGAAGCACCACAAGCAAGTCCCTTAGCCAAGCCGTTACAGTCCACGTCTCCCCGGGCGCCTGGCCTCCCTTCGAGGATGGAATCGCCAGCCCCCCTGAGCACGAGCAGCACCTCTCAGGCATCCGCGTTGTCCCCAGCAGGCAGGAGGAGCTTGGCCGAATCCTCGGGGGTCGGCAGGGTGGGTGCTGGCTCCAAGCCGAAGCCAGAGGCCCCAACGGCAAAGGGTAAAAGCACCACCTTAACGCAGGGTGAGTAAggggctgggaggcaggaggcccCAGGGGCTCGCAGCTCTGGGACTCTCCCCTGGCCGCTCTCTGCAGTGTGTGTGGTTTCACCGTCAGCCCCGCCCGCCTTCCTCTCCATCTCGTCTCGTCTTGTCTCTGTCCTCCGTGACACCTGCTCACAGCCTCCTGGGGTCCTGGCACGCTCTCTGTGCGGTGCCTGCAAACGTTCTCAGGGCTATGCTGTTTGCCGGCACccagcccaccccacccacaCGTCCTGCAGGTGCCTGCAGCCCAGCCCTGCAGCGTCCCACTCAGCTCGGTCTGGCAGTGACACCCGGTGGCTCGCAGTGGCCTGGCTTGGCCGTGGTCTGCGGGGCCTCCTGTTCTCCGTGGTGTTTTGCGCTTCCTGCCTGTTGCTTTGTTTGACGATGTTGCACTGTTGCTGTGGCACTCTGTGTCGCCACATACTGGAGATGGGACCCTGTGCCCCGTACCTCCCAGCAGTGTCCCGGAGACGGTGCCCTATGCCCCATCCCCTCCGCTGGTGTCCCAGTGATGGCACCCTGTGCCCTGTCCCCCATGGTGGTGTCCCGGTGACAGTGCCCTGTGCTCTATCCCCCCCAGGTAGTGTTCTGGTGACGATGCCCTGTGCCCTGAGGGCTCTGGTGCCTCCCAGGCTGGGAGGTCTTCCTGGGGGCTCCCTGGACCACACGGTCCTGTTTTATGGCCTCACGTGTTTTCGGGAACAGGGAGCGAGCTTTTTTCTAGGCACCTGGCCATCACCCACCAGGGGTTAGTCCCCTGGGTGATCATGGCCCGGCTGGACAGGACGTGGGTGTAGGGCTTGTGAGGCCAACCCTGT
Protein-coding regions in this window:
- the MICALL2 gene encoding MICAL-like protein 2 isoform X1, which produces MAAIRALQQWCRQQCEGYRDVNICNMTTSFRDGLAFCAILHRHRPDLINFSALKKENIYENNKLAFRVAEEHLGIPALLDAEDMVALKVPDRLSILTYVSQYYNYFHGRSPIGGMAGVKRASEDSEEEPSGKKAPVQAAKLPSPTPARKPPLSPAQTNPVVQRRNEGAEGPPPKTDQALAGSLVSSTCGVCGKHVHLVQRHLADGRLYHRSCFRCKQCSCTLHSGAYRATGEPGAFVCTSHLPAAASASPKLPGLVPRQPGATGVDSRTSCSPQKAQEANKARPSAWEPAAGNSPARASVPAAPKPPATSAASIHMRSPARPSESRLAPIPTEGKVRPRVTNSSPMGWSSAAQCTAVAASHPAVPPSAPDPRLATPQGGGAPRVAAPQTTLSSSSTAAATVDPPAWTLSASRTQQARNKFFQTSAVPPSTSPAGRGPAPSLAVSKDSSKEQARNFLKQALSALEEAGAPAPGRPSPATAPVPSSQPKTEAPQASPLAKPLQSTSPRAPGLPSRMESPAPLSTSSTSQASALSPAGRRSLAESSGVGRVGAGSKPKPEAPTAKGKSTTLTQDRSASPQEGQEDGPAGWRANLKPVDRKSPAERTLKPKEPRALAEPRWGEAPRKVSGSFAGSVHITLTPVRPDRTPRPASPGPSLPARSPSPSRRRRLAVPASLDVSDNWLRPEPPGQEARGQSWKEEEKKPHLQGKPGRPLFPANVPALPGETVTSPVRLRPDYLSPEEIQRQLQDIERRLDALELRGVELEKRLRAAEGDDAEDSLMVDWFWLIHEKQLLLRQESELMYKSKAQRLEEQQLDIEGELRRLMTKPEALKSLQERRREQELLERYVSTVNDRSDIVDSLDEDRLREQEEDQMLRDMIEKPPEEEVQVPLVQDLVTKKQKQKQPLPVVANGTVDSARTRHPDLDSGKASCPYKGHVDSRDLCYRLWPQ
- the MICALL2 gene encoding MICAL-like protein 2 isoform X4 — encoded protein: MAAIRALQQWCRQQCEGYRDVNICNMTTSFRDGLAFCAILHRHRPDLINFSALKKENIYENNKLAFRVAEEHLGIPALLDAEDMVALKVPDRLSILTYVSQYYNYFHGRSPIGGMAGVKRASEDSEEEPSGKKAPVQAAKLPSPTPARKPPLSPAQTNPVVQRRNEGAEGPPPKTDQALAGSLVSSTCGVCGKHVHLVQRHLADGRLYHRSCFRCKQCSCTLHSGAYRATGEPGAFVCTSHLPAAASASPKLPGLVPRQPGATGVDSRTSCSPQKAQEANKARPSAWEPAAGNSPARASVPAAPKPPATSAASIHMRSPARPSESRLAPIPTEGKVRPRVTNSSPMGWSSAAQCTAVAASHPAVPPSAPDPRLATPQGGGAPRVAAPQTTLSSSSTAAATVDPPAWTLSASRTQQARNKFFQTSAVPPSTSPAGRGPAPSLAVSKDSSKEQARNFLKQALSALEEAGAPAPGRPSPATAPVPSSQPKTEAPQASPLAKPLQSTSPRAPGLPSRMESPAPLSTSSTSQASALSPAGRRSLAESSGVGRVGAGSKPKPEAPTAKGKSTTLTQDRSASPQEGQEDGPAGWRANLKPVDRKSPAERTLKPKEPRALAEPRWGEAPRKVSGSFAGSVHITLTPVRPDRTPRPASPGPSLPARSPSPSRRRRLAVPASLDVSDNWLRPEPPGQEARGQSWKEEEKKPHLQGKPGRPLFPANVPALPGETVTSPVRLRPDYLSPEEIQRQLQDIERRLDALELRGVELEKRLRAAEGDDAEDSLMVDWFWLIHEKQLLLRQESELMYKSKAQRLEEQQLDIEGELRRLMTKPEALKSLQERRREQELLERYVSTVNDRSDIVDSLDEDRLRCSLPGRPAVTITAVPSQVTVLDSALTRSPRWAGNTDEDG
- the MICALL2 gene encoding MICAL-like protein 2 isoform X3 translates to MAAIRALQQWCRQQCEGYRDVNICNMTTSFRDGLAFCAILHRHRPDLINFSALKKENIYENNKLAFRVAEEHLGIPALLDAEDMVALKVPDRLSILTYVSQYYNYFHGRSPIGGMAGVKRASEDSEEEPSGKKAPVQAAKLPSPTPARKPPLSPAQTNPVVQRRNEGAEGPPPKTDQALAGSLVSSTCGVCGKHVHLVQRHLADGRLYHRSCFRCKQCSCTLHSGAYRATGEPGAFVCTSHLPAAASASPKLPGLVPRQPGATGVDSRTSCSPQKAQEANKARPSAWEPAAGNSPARASVPAAPKPPATSAASIHMRSPARPSESRLAPIPTEGKVRPRVTNSSPMGWSSAAQCTAVAASHPAVPPSAPDPRLATPQGGGAPRVAAPQTTLSSSSTAAATVDPPAWTLSASRTQQARNKFFQTSAVPPSTSPAGRGPAPSLAVSKDSSKEQARNFLKQALSALEEAGAPAPGRPSPATAPVPSSQPKTEAPQASPLAKPLQSTSPRAPGLPSRMESPAPLSTSSTSQASALSPAGRRSLAESSGVGRVGAGSKPKPEAPTAKGKSTTLTQDRSASPQEGQEDGPAGWRANLKPVDRKSPAERTLKPKEPRALAEPRWGEAPRKVSGSFAGSVHITLTPVRPDRTPRPASPGPSLPARSPSPSRRRRLAVPASLDVSDNWLRPEPPGQEARGQSWKEEEKKPHLQGKPGRPLFPANVPALPGETVTSPVRLRPDYLSPEEIQRQLQDIERRLDALELRGVELEKRLRAAEGDDAEDSLMVDWFWLIHEKQLLLRQESELMYKSKAQRLEEQQLDIEGELRRLMTKPEALKSLQERRREQELLERYVSTVNDRSDIVDSLDEDRLREQEEDQMLRDMIEKLGLQRKKSKFRLSKIWSPKSKSKSSPFQ
- the MICALL2 gene encoding MICAL-like protein 2 isoform X8 — encoded protein: MAAIRALQQWCRQQCEGYRDVNICNMTTSFRDGLAFCAILHRHRPDLINFSALKKENIYENNKLAFRVAEEHLGIPALLDAEDMVALKVPDRLSILTYVSQYYNYFHGRSPIGGMAGVKRASEDSEEEPSGKKAPVQAAKLPSPTPARKPPLSPAQTNPVVQRRNEGAEGPPPKTDQALAGSLVSSTCGVCGKHVHLVQRHLADGRLYHRSCFRCKQCSCTLHSGAYRATGEPGAFVCTSHLPAAASASPKLPGLVPRQPGATGVDSRTSCSPQKAQEANKARPSAWEPAAGNSPARASVPAAPKPPATSAASIHMRSPARPSESRLAPIPTEGKVRPRVTNSSPMGWSSAAQCTAVAASHPAVPPSAPDPRLATPQGGGAPRVAAPQTTLSSSSTAAATVDPPAWTLSASRTQQARNKFFQTSAVPPSTSPAGRGPAPSLAVSKDSSKEQARNFLKQALSALEEAGAPAPGRPSPATAPVPSSQPKTEAPQASPLAKPLQSTSPRAPGLPSRMESPAPLSTSSTSQASALSPAGRRSLAESSGVGRVGAGSKPKPEAPTAKGKSTTLTQDRSASPQEGQEDGPAGWRANLKPVDRKSPAERTLKPKEPRALAEPRWGEAPRKVSGSFAGSVHITLTPVRPDRTPRPASPGPSLPARSPSPSRRRRLAVPASLDVSDNWLRPEPPGQEARGQSWKEEEKKPHLQGKPGRPLFPANVPALPGETVTSPVRVSSGGEPGRGPALRHPHHLSVPSCAPTTSPRRRYRGSCRTSRGGWTPWSSVAWSWRSDCGRPREVQGPASGGAAAGHRGRATQAHDQARCPQDPIFLQKRSLALGG